From a single Phalacrocorax aristotelis chromosome 1, bGulAri2.1, whole genome shotgun sequence genomic region:
- the RXYLT1 gene encoding ribitol-5-phosphate xylosyltransferase 1 isoform X4 — MLHDPRSYLCNFLGTVYKNSSRETLMEILKQDGLDKLCWIAARDQWQPQETNESFKNYQDALLQSDLTLCPVGINTECYRIYEACSYGSLPVIEDVMTPGDCGNSSMYHSAPLQLLKTMGAPFIFIKNWKELPAVLDKEKKMSLQEKIQRRKKLLEWYRNFKAWMRQKFINTLEHSFLPSDKG; from the exons ATGCTACATGATCCAAGATCTTATCTATGTAATTTCTTAGGAACAGTTTATAAGAACTCTTCTAGGGAAACACTAATGGAGATTCTGAAGCAGGATGGGCTAGATAAACTTTGCTGGATTGCAGCCAGAGACCA GTGGCAGCCTCAAGAGACAAATGAAAGTTTCAAAAACTATCAAGATGCCTTGCTGCAGAGTGATTTGACATTGTGCCCAGTGGGAATAAATACAGAATGCTACAGAATTTATGAAGCTTGTTCATATGGATCTCTGCCTGTTATAGAAGATGTGATGACACCAGGTGATTGCGGAAATTCATCAATGTACCACAGTGCTCCATTACAATTATTAAAAACCATGGGGGCTCCatttatctttattaaaaactGGAAAGAGCTTCCTGCTGTTctagacaaagaaaaaaaaatgagcttaCAAGAAAAgattcaaaggagaaaaaagcttttagaaTGGTATCGAAACTTCAAAGCATGGATGAGACAGAAATTCATTAATACTTTGGAACATTCGTTTTTGCCCAGTGATAAAGGATGA